The Trypanosoma brucei gambiense DAL972 chromosome 10, complete sequence genome has a segment encoding these proteins:
- a CDS encoding methyltransferase, putative, producing the protein MPAVADCTVVFPLRHDPASTHPDVSGLVGKAFERVNWRDAFDTYLAEERSALWAAKTAFDNTDTSAYIAARDALFPQAVSGVHGAVAFRNRAGHKLHETMEAVGLWEYLKGGATRAKGTFTFVDVCGGPGAFSQALFAMGKEHKLRLRGFGLTLRNVKGLDWYTDLPSRSFFPCYGIDGTGNVFKLENIESLCSLTCKENVRLVVADGGFDVPTEVVNFQETISCRIVYGQWLSAVKLLRPGGCFVLKLFDCFSPFTRAILFLTTHLYESVQVVKPRHSRVVNSERYLVCIGFIGAPKQWLEHFERCYQEGFVDNDNIPTVLPTSLFSGDKIFGADVERMSATIASNQVSGLHAILEKLQSKPAMEEAKS; encoded by the coding sequence ATGCCTGCCGTTGCAGACTGCACGGTAGTTTTCCCTCTGCGCCATGACCCAGCTTCCACACATCCGGATGTCAGTGGGCTTGTTGGAAAAGCGTTCGAGCGCGTGAACTGGAGGGACGCTTTCGACACATATCTCGCAGAGGAACGGAGCGCATTGTGGGCCGCGAAGACTGCTTTCGACAACACAGACACCTCCGCATATATAGCGGCCCGTGACGCACTGTTTCCACAAGCCGTCAGTGGTGTTCACGGGGCTGTTGCGTTTCGCAACCGTGCGGGCCACAAGCTTCATGAGACTATGGAAGCAGTCGGTTTGTGGGAATACTTGAAAGGCGGGGCTACGAGGGCAAAGGGCACCTTTACGTTTGTGGATGTCTGTGGAGGGCCCGGCGCGTTCTCTCAAGCACTTTTCGCCATGGGGAAGGAACATAAGCTGCGTCTGCGTGGCTTCGGTCTTACCTTGCGTAATGTAAAGGGTCTCGATTGGTATACTGACCTCCCCTCACgcagttttttcccctgttaTGGTATTGATGGCACAGGCAATGTCTTCAAACTAGAGAATATTGAGAGTCTCTGTTCATTGACGTGCAAAGAGAATGTACggcttgttgttgctgacgGTGGGTTTGACGTTCCCACCGAAGTCGTGAATTTCCAGGAAACAATCTCATGTAGGATTGTCTACGGGCAGTGGCTGAGCGCTGTGAAATTGCTACGCCCAGGTGGGTGCTTCGTCCTGAAACTATTCGACTGCTTCTCGCCCTTCACAAGAGCCATCCTTTTTCTAACAACCCACCTGTACGAAAGTGTTCAGGTGGTGAAGCCGCGTCATAGCCGCGTTGTGAACAGCGAGAGGTATTTAGTGTGCATTGGCTTTATCGGTGCCCCAAAGCAGTGGTTGGAGCACTTCGAACGCTGCTACCAGGAGGGCTTCGTTGACAACGACAACATTCCTACAGTTTTACCCACGTCTTTATTTTCTGGGGATAAAATATTTGGCGCCGATGTGGAGCGTATGAGTGCCACAATTGCGTCTAATCAGGTGAGCGGGTTGCATGCCATACTGGAGAAGCTGCAATCCAAACCGGCAATGGAGGAGGCCAAGTCATAG
- a CDS encoding T. brucei spp.-specific protein, translating to MRETILSSSSEYLHTKQCIPGAKTNPSVVRTFARERPRDTPQLQDGERVPSVALMRPTDVYAALRRHVLNVKYKWSRLLRRLRNHIGSCIDLAPEKPLTRCSVTYPSNTSPLRLR from the coding sequence ATGCGTGAAACAATTTTATCCTCTTCAAGTGAGTACTTGCACACGAAACAGTGCATTCCaggagcaaaaacaaacccGTCTGTGGTACGCACTTTTGCACGTGAGCGACCGCGCGACACCCCGCAACTGCAGGATGGTGAGAGGGTTCCTTCGGTTGCACTGATGAGGCCCACAGACGTCTACGCGGCACTTCGACGGCATGTACTCAACGTAAAATACAAATGGAGTCGCCTTCTACGCCGCCTCCGGAACCACATCGGCAGTTGTATAGACCTTGCTCCCGAGAAGCCTCTGACGAGGTGTAGCGTTACATATCCATCAAATACCTCTCCCCTGCGTTTGCGGTAA
- a CDS encoding ATPase, putative produces MLWVDKYRPRTLDDVDLYPELTEVLKRLAESQDLPHLLLYGPSGTGKKTRAMAVLQQVYGPSVYSLRLEHKSVQVTDSKVVDIATLSSPHHIDINPSDAGNHDRVVVMQMIREIAQTVPLQSGTPGAAKYKVVVLNEVDKMGRAAQHALRRTMEKYMATCRLVLICNSTSRLIAPLRSRCLAVRVPSHSQENITKVIRTVCEKEGRMPPSPAFLAALSNQSEGNLRRAQLMLEAAAMTKVDFSGSGANIPQADWQVFLEEIANDILTEQTPKKLFEIRGKFYDLLGQCISGEVIMRGVLEALLNSVKPAMRPAVVSLAAKYDHNMKLGTKPILHLEAFASGVMQLLKRN; encoded by the coding sequence ATGCTGTGGGTCGACAAGTACCGCCCAAGGACTCTTGATGACGTAGATTTGTATCCGGAGCTTACCGAAGTACTTAAGCGTTTGGCCGAGTCGCAAGACCTCCCACACCTGTTATTGTACGGACCCTCTGGAACCGGCAAGAAGACGCGGGCCATGGCAGTGTTGCAGCAGGTGTACGGTCCATCCGTTTACTCGCTACGTCTGGAACACAAGTCTGTGCAAGTGACAGATAGCAAAGTCGTTGATATAGCGACACTGAGTTCCCCACACCACATTGACATCAACCCTTCCGATGCAGGGAATCACGATCGCGTAGTCGTGATGCAAATGATACGCGAGATTGCGCAGACCGTTCCCCTGCAGTCTGGCACACCAGGCGCTGCGAAGTACAAAGTTGTGGTGCTCAACGAGGTGGATAAAATGGGACGGGCAGCTCAGCATGCCCTCCGGCGGACAATGGAAAAGTACATGGCGACGTGCAGATTGGTGCTGATCTGCAACTCAACCTCACGTCTTATCGCACCCCTTCGCTCTCGTTGCCTTGCTGTCCGTGTTCCTTCCCATTCACAGGAAAACATAACCAAAGTCATTCGAACTGTGTGTGAAAAGGAGGGCCGGATGCCCCCATCACCCGCATTTTTGGCTGCCCTTAGCAACCAGTCCGAAGGAAACTTACGACGTGCGCAACTGATGCTGGAGGCAGCAGCCATGACAAAAGTTGATTTTTCAGGCAGTGGAGCCAACATTCCGCAGGCTGATTGGCAGGTCTTTCTTGAGGAAATTGCCAACGACATTCTCACGGAACAGACACCAAAGAAGCTGTTTGAAATTCGTGGAAAGTTTTACGATCTGCTCGGGCAGTGCATCTCAGGTGAGGTAATTATGCGAGGCGTCTTGGAAGCCTTGCTTAATTCTGTTAAGCCGGCAATGCGACCggctgttgtttctcttgCGGCGAAGTACGATCACAACATGAAGCTTGGCACCAAACCCATTCTCCATCTGGAGGCATTCGCATCAGGAGTGATGCAACTTCTCAAGCGAAACTGA